The Nocardioides panzhihuensis genome has a segment encoding these proteins:
- a CDS encoding dihydrolipoamide acetyltransferase family protein — translation MVNEFKLPDVGEGLTEAEIVEWHVAVGDVIKVNDPVCDIETAKSVVELPSPYAGVVQALLVEVGTEVQVGTPIIRIGDSAEESVPDPETSVSDPEESVPDPEESVPDAETSVPEQEEPEKPLTLVGYGSKEDAVVRRNRTAAAPAAAAGNGVLAKPPARKLARDLGVDLATVTPEREDGVITTADVEALKGAPPAETREPVEPAAPVGGERREPIKGLRKQMGQAMVDSAFTLPHVTIWTTIDVTRTSELVGELKTDRDFAEVRVSPLLIVAKAALLAMRRTPIINSWWDEAAQEIVFKEYVNLGIAAATPRGLQVPNVKGADRMSLVELGAAINELTATARTGKTPPADQAGGTFTITNIGPFGIDGGAPIINPGESAILSVGAFKRQPWIVGTGDDERIEPRDVCTLALSFDHRHIDGEAGSRYLADVAKIVGDPSTALLF, via the coding sequence ATGGTGAACGAGTTCAAGCTGCCCGACGTCGGCGAGGGCCTCACCGAGGCCGAGATCGTCGAATGGCACGTCGCCGTCGGCGACGTCATCAAGGTCAACGACCCCGTCTGCGACATCGAGACCGCCAAGTCCGTGGTCGAGCTGCCTTCTCCGTACGCCGGGGTGGTGCAAGCGCTGCTGGTCGAGGTCGGCACCGAGGTCCAGGTCGGCACCCCGATCATCCGCATCGGCGACTCCGCCGAGGAGTCAGTTCCTGACCCCGAGACGTCAGTTTCTGACCCCGAGGAGTCGGTTCCTGACCCCGAGGAGTCGGTTCCTGACGCCGAGACGTCGGTTCCCGAGCAGGAAGAGCCCGAGAAGCCCCTGACCCTGGTCGGCTACGGCTCCAAGGAAGACGCCGTCGTACGCCGCAACCGCACCGCCGCCGCGCCCGCCGCAGCCGCGGGCAACGGAGTGCTGGCCAAGCCGCCCGCCCGGAAGCTGGCGCGCGACCTGGGGGTGGACCTGGCGACCGTCACGCCGGAGCGCGAGGACGGCGTGATCACCACGGCCGACGTGGAGGCGCTGAAGGGCGCTCCGCCGGCCGAGACACGCGAACCGGTCGAGCCGGCAGCGCCGGTCGGTGGTGAGCGGCGCGAGCCGATCAAGGGCCTGCGCAAGCAGATGGGCCAGGCGATGGTCGACTCCGCGTTCACGCTGCCGCACGTGACGATCTGGACGACGATCGACGTGACCCGTACGTCCGAGCTGGTCGGCGAGCTCAAGACCGACCGTGACTTCGCGGAGGTCCGGGTCAGCCCCCTGCTGATCGTGGCCAAGGCGGCGCTGCTGGCGATGCGACGTACGCCGATCATCAACTCCTGGTGGGACGAGGCCGCCCAGGAGATCGTGTTCAAGGAGTACGTGAACCTCGGCATCGCCGCGGCCACGCCCAGGGGCCTGCAGGTGCCGAACGTGAAGGGCGCGGACCGGATGTCCTTGGTCGAGCTCGGCGCCGCGATCAACGAGCTGACCGCGACCGCGCGTACCGGCAAGACCCCGCCGGCCGACCAGGCCGGCGGGACGTTCACGATCACCAACATCGGCCCGTTCGGCATCGACGGCGGCGCCCCGATCATCAACCCGGGCGAGTCCGCGATCCTCTCGGTCGGCGCCTTCAAGCGCCAGCCGTGGATCGTCGGCACCGGGGACGACGAGCGCATCGAGCCCCGCGACGTCTGCACCCTCGCGCTCAGCTTCGACCACCGCCACATCGACGGCGAGGCCGGCTCCCGCTACCTGGCCGACGTGGCGAAGATCGTCGGAGACCCGAGCACAGCCCTGCTGTTCTGA
- the pdhA gene encoding pyruvate dehydrogenase (acetyl-transferring) E1 component subunit alpha, producing the protein MTEFLDPSPSHTDMVQLLNPEGERVTHPDFEFSPDRPEDEAVRGFYRDMVLTRRLDVEATALQRHGELGLWAQLLGQEAAQIGAARALAPQDFVFPTYREHGVAWCREVDPMQLLGLFRGTDQGGWDPAEHNFGLYTIVIGAQTLHATGYAMGVQMDGLVGTGDPTRDTAVVAHFGDGASSQGDVNEAMVFAATYNAPVVFFCQNNQWAISEPVEQMVKVPLYKRAQGFGFPGIRVDGNDVLATYEVMKSALKRAREGGGPTMVEAYTYRMGAHTTTDDPTRYRLSDEVQAWKLKDPVARVEAYLRRGGGASTSFFAKVEAEADEFGERLRAGIHALPEPDPVKLFDNVYTELPEELREQRDGYAAYLSSFDLEGASR; encoded by the coding sequence GAGTTCTCACCCGACCGCCCCGAGGACGAGGCCGTACGCGGCTTCTACCGCGACATGGTGCTGACCCGCCGCCTCGACGTCGAGGCCACTGCGCTGCAGCGCCACGGCGAGCTGGGCCTGTGGGCTCAGCTGCTGGGCCAGGAGGCGGCGCAGATCGGCGCGGCCCGCGCGCTCGCGCCCCAGGACTTCGTCTTCCCGACCTACCGCGAGCACGGCGTGGCCTGGTGCCGGGAGGTCGACCCGATGCAGCTGCTCGGACTGTTCCGCGGCACCGACCAGGGCGGGTGGGACCCCGCCGAGCACAACTTCGGGCTCTACACGATCGTCATCGGCGCCCAGACGCTGCACGCGACCGGCTACGCGATGGGAGTGCAGATGGACGGTCTCGTCGGCACCGGCGACCCGACCCGGGACACGGCCGTCGTGGCCCACTTCGGTGACGGCGCCTCATCGCAGGGCGACGTCAACGAGGCGATGGTCTTCGCCGCCACCTACAACGCACCGGTCGTCTTCTTCTGCCAGAACAACCAGTGGGCCATCTCCGAGCCGGTCGAGCAGATGGTCAAGGTGCCGCTCTACAAGCGCGCCCAGGGCTTCGGCTTCCCCGGCATCCGCGTGGACGGCAACGACGTCCTGGCGACGTACGAGGTGATGAAGTCGGCGCTCAAGCGGGCTCGCGAGGGCGGCGGGCCGACGATGGTCGAGGCCTACACCTATCGGATGGGCGCGCACACCACCACCGACGACCCGACCCGCTATCGACTCTCCGACGAGGTCCAGGCCTGGAAGCTCAAGGACCCGGTCGCTCGGGTGGAGGCCTACCTGCGCCGTGGCGGCGGCGCCTCGACCTCGTTCTTCGCCAAGGTGGAGGCCGAGGCCGACGAGTTCGGCGAACGCCTGCGCGCCGGGATCCATGCCCTGCCCGAGCCCGACCCGGTCAAGCTCTTCGACAACGTCTACACCGAGCTGCCCGAGGAGCTGCGCGAGCAGCGCGACGGCTACGCGGCGTACCTCTCCTCCTTCGACCTCGAGGGGGCCTCCCGATGA
- a CDS encoding alpha-ketoacid dehydrogenase subunit beta, with the protein MKMTLAKALNAGLRRSMEDDSKVVLMGEDIGRLGGVFRITDGLQKDFGEARVIDTPLAESGIVGTAVGLALRGYRPVVEIQFDGFVYPAYDQIVSQVAKFHYRSGGRVAMPMVIRIPFGGGIGAVEHHSESPEAQFAHTPGLKVMACSNPVDAYWMIQQAISHPDPVIFLEPKRLYHSTKADVDVDATPGELFESRVVRSGSDVTVLAYGPTVKTALTAAEAAAGEGKSLEVIDLRTLSPLDMAPVLESVRRTGRAVVVHEAHVNLGLGAELAARITETCFHSLEAPVLRVGGFDTPYPPARAEEHYLPDLDRVLDAVDRSLAW; encoded by the coding sequence ATGAAGATGACGCTGGCGAAGGCGCTCAACGCCGGGCTGCGGCGATCGATGGAGGACGACTCGAAGGTCGTCCTCATGGGTGAGGACATCGGCCGTCTCGGCGGTGTCTTCCGGATCACCGACGGGCTCCAGAAGGACTTCGGCGAGGCGCGGGTGATCGACACGCCGCTGGCGGAGTCGGGGATCGTCGGCACGGCGGTCGGTCTCGCGCTGCGGGGCTATCGGCCGGTGGTAGAGATCCAGTTCGACGGATTCGTCTACCCGGCCTACGACCAGATCGTCTCCCAGGTGGCGAAGTTCCACTACCGCTCCGGCGGCCGGGTCGCGATGCCGATGGTCATCCGGATCCCGTTCGGCGGCGGCATCGGGGCCGTCGAGCATCACAGCGAGTCGCCGGAGGCGCAGTTCGCGCACACGCCCGGTCTCAAGGTCATGGCCTGCTCGAACCCGGTCGACGCCTACTGGATGATCCAGCAGGCGATCTCCCATCCTGACCCGGTCATCTTCCTCGAGCCGAAGCGGCTCTACCACTCGACGAAGGCCGACGTCGACGTCGACGCGACGCCGGGGGAGTTGTTCGAGTCGCGGGTCGTGCGGTCCGGTTCCGACGTGACGGTGCTCGCCTACGGCCCCACCGTGAAGACTGCCTTGACCGCCGCCGAGGCGGCCGCGGGGGAGGGCAAGTCGCTCGAGGTGATCGACCTGCGCACCCTCTCGCCGCTGGACATGGCGCCGGTGCTCGAGTCGGTGCGGCGTACGGGCCGTGCCGTCGTCGTCCACGAGGCCCACGTCAACCTCGGCCTCGGCGCCGAGCTCGCGGCCCGGATCACCGAGACCTGCTTCCACTCCCTGGAGGCGCCGGTGCTGCGCGTGGGCGGGTTCGACACGCCCTATCCGCCGGCGCGGGCCGAAGAGCACTACCTTCCGGACCTCGACAGGGTCCTCGACGCCGTGGACAGGAGCCTGGCATGGTGA
- a CDS encoding ABC transporter permease codes for MSALAPAMPRRTALDSFAGTWHLTRFMLRRDRVRLTVWTASLLALYAYFVTALGTVYPTAEDRQGRADLMQQPASVFLGGPNYGLDDYTIGAMFANEMTLWMIGLLGVMNMFEVVRNTRAEEESGRAELVRSGAVGRHAAVAASLLTVVIANVVFALLGSALLITAGDLAVADTFALSTAIAVSGLVFAAVALVTSQLTTHGRGATGLALAVLGVSVLLRGIGDLQAGPGEHGTWLSWLSPIAWTQQMRAYVDLRWWPLALSVVAVLVLLALGAFLASKRDFDGALLTGGSGRAEAPSMLSNPLAMSWRQQRMALFWWFLGTFVMFGATGTYLGEGVEEMMKDIPGGTEMFGDDPLTGFLAIMILYAALAAAGYAIATTLRTKSEETEGRLDITLAKPVSRGRWFAAHLLVVAFGAFVLTMVSGALALWAGALVNGEVELATFLKGGAAFLPAVAVFMALTAALYAWVPKITPVVWALFAFTAITGMFGPLFDLPDAVAGISPIWWVGRYPQEPIEASHMIGLSVVAAVLLLAAFVGFRRRDITS; via the coding sequence ATGAGCGCGCTTGCTCCGGCTATGCCGAGGCGTACGGCGCTGGACTCTTTCGCCGGCACCTGGCACCTGACCCGGTTCATGCTGCGACGCGACCGCGTGCGGCTCACCGTCTGGACGGCCTCGCTGCTCGCGCTGTACGCCTACTTCGTCACCGCCCTAGGCACCGTCTACCCCACGGCCGAGGACCGGCAGGGACGCGCCGACCTGATGCAGCAGCCGGCATCGGTGTTCCTCGGCGGGCCCAACTACGGGCTCGACGACTACACGATCGGCGCCATGTTCGCCAACGAGATGACCCTGTGGATGATCGGGCTGCTCGGCGTGATGAACATGTTCGAGGTCGTGCGCAACACCCGCGCCGAGGAGGAGAGCGGTCGGGCCGAGCTGGTCCGGTCCGGCGCCGTCGGGCGACACGCGGCGGTCGCCGCCTCCCTGCTGACGGTGGTCATCGCCAACGTCGTCTTCGCCCTGCTCGGCAGCGCGCTGCTCATCACCGCGGGGGACCTCGCGGTCGCCGACACCTTCGCACTCTCGACGGCGATCGCCGTCAGCGGACTGGTCTTCGCCGCCGTCGCCCTGGTCACCTCGCAGCTGACCACCCACGGGCGCGGCGCCACCGGTCTCGCCCTCGCGGTCCTGGGTGTCTCCGTGCTGCTGCGCGGCATCGGCGACCTGCAGGCCGGGCCCGGCGAGCACGGCACCTGGCTCTCCTGGCTCTCACCGATCGCGTGGACGCAGCAGATGCGGGCGTACGTCGATCTGCGCTGGTGGCCGCTCGCGCTGAGCGTCGTAGCGGTCCTGGTGCTGCTCGCGCTCGGAGCCTTCCTGGCCTCGAAGCGGGACTTCGACGGGGCCCTGCTCACCGGCGGCTCGGGCCGAGCCGAGGCGCCCTCGATGCTCTCGAACCCGCTCGCGATGTCGTGGCGCCAGCAGCGGATGGCGCTGTTCTGGTGGTTCCTCGGCACCTTCGTGATGTTCGGCGCGACCGGCACCTACCTCGGCGAGGGGGTTGAGGAGATGATGAAGGACATCCCCGGCGGGACCGAGATGTTCGGCGACGACCCGCTCACCGGGTTCCTGGCGATCATGATCCTGTACGCCGCGCTGGCCGCTGCCGGGTATGCGATCGCCACCACCCTGCGGACCAAGAGCGAGGAGACCGAAGGCAGGCTGGACATCACCTTGGCCAAGCCGGTCTCGCGGGGCCGCTGGTTCGCCGCGCACCTCTTGGTCGTGGCCTTCGGCGCCTTCGTACTGACCATGGTCTCCGGTGCGCTCGCGCTGTGGGCCGGTGCGCTGGTCAACGGCGAGGTCGAGCTGGCGACGTTCCTGAAGGGCGGCGCGGCGTTCCTGCCCGCAGTCGCCGTCTTCATGGCGCTGACCGCTGCCCTGTACGCCTGGGTCCCGAAGATCACGCCGGTCGTCTGGGCGCTCTTCGCGTTCACCGCCATCACCGGGATGTTCGGGCCCCTCTTCGACCTCCCGGACGCCGTAGCCGGCATCTCCCCCATCTGGTGGGTCGGCCGCTACCCGCAGGAGCCCATCGAGGCATCACACATGATCGGCCTCAGTGTGGTCGCAGCCGTTCTGCTCCTGGCTGCGTTCGTCGGCTTCCGCCGCCGCGACATCACGAGCTGA
- a CDS encoding calcium-binding protein yields MVLLTGRTLLAGIVAMAASATVLVASPASAATTSTGVRCTIVGTSGDDKLRGTSGRDVICGRGGGDVIDGRGGNDLIDGGSGVDLISGGYGSDVILGGDSQDHIHGNAGNDTIRGGARPDFLYGGPGADKINGGRGSDDLYGGTGSDRIWGESGTDAITAGDGNDIVAAGAGGDLVWGGVGDDRISGGTGVDDIYGGRGADQIQGGDQNDYILGEAGNDRLWGGSGHDSLFGGTGADVVRGDSGSDYIAGGDQNDNLDGGSGEDVVYGEGGSDTCVARPSDTVGTC; encoded by the coding sequence ATGGTGCTCCTGACGGGGCGCACGCTGCTCGCCGGGATCGTCGCGATGGCCGCTTCGGCGACCGTGCTCGTGGCGAGCCCCGCAAGCGCGGCGACAACTTCGACCGGCGTACGTTGCACGATCGTCGGCACGTCCGGTGACGACAAGCTCCGCGGAACATCCGGCAGGGATGTGATCTGCGGTCGAGGTGGCGGTGACGTGATCGATGGACGTGGGGGCAATGACCTCATCGATGGCGGATCCGGCGTCGACCTCATCAGCGGTGGGTATGGCAGCGATGTCATCCTGGGGGGCGACTCTCAGGACCACATCCATGGCAACGCTGGCAACGACACCATCAGAGGCGGTGCCCGACCTGACTTCCTCTACGGCGGACCCGGAGCCGACAAGATCAACGGTGGACGTGGCAGCGATGACCTGTATGGCGGCACCGGCAGCGACCGTATCTGGGGTGAGAGCGGAACAGATGCGATCACTGCAGGCGACGGCAACGACATCGTCGCAGCGGGTGCTGGTGGGGACCTGGTCTGGGGCGGTGTCGGCGATGACCGAATCTCCGGTGGAACTGGAGTCGATGACATCTACGGCGGCCGTGGCGCAGACCAGATCCAAGGTGGTGACCAGAACGACTACATCCTCGGTGAGGCCGGCAACGACCGGCTCTGGGGAGGTTCTGGCCACGACAGCCTCTTCGGTGGCACAGGAGCAGACGTTGTTCGCGGTGACTCTGGATCCGACTACATCGCGGGAGGCGACCAGAACGACAACCTCGACGGCGGCTCGGGTGAAGACGTCGTATATGGCGAAGGTGGGAGTGACACCTGCGTGGCCCGTCCTAGCGACACGGTGGGTACCTGCTGA